The following nucleotide sequence is from Candidatus Aminicenantes bacterium.
TTTCTTCTGATCGTCGGTGCGGCCTTCCAACAGATGGACTTCGATGAGCGGCATGGAGTCTCCTTTCGTGCGCCCTCCGATTATCTTCGGTCGGGCGGTCGTGTCAAGCGTGGAGGGCGCTATTTCAGGGTGAAGCGGACAGTGACGGTGAAGATGACGCCGCGGGGCCGGCCGTTGATGATCATCGGCTCGTAGACCCACTGGCGCACCGCATCGATGGCCGCCTGGTCCAGCAGGGGGATGGAACGAAGCATTTTGATGGCCTGGACCCGGCCGTAGATGTCGGTTTGGGCTTCCAGGATGACGATGCCCTCGACCCGGGCCTGACGGGCGATCTCCGGATAGAGAGGCGGGACTTCCTTGACCAGCTTGG
It contains:
- a CDS encoding energy transducer TonB gives rise to the protein QIAEEQISDVGIEGGVEGGVEGGVIGGVLGGVVGGVLGGVVGEVEAPIRAIGEIRAPKLVKEVPPLYPEIARQARVEGIVILEAQTDIYGRVQAIKMLRSIPLLDQAAIDAVRQWVYEPMIINGRPRGVIFTVTVRFTLK